The stretch of DNA AAAAAAAAGAACCTCTACTGCATGTAAGCAGCAGAGGTTCTTCCTCTACATCTATTTTGCGATGATTGATGATGCGCCTAATTTCCTAACTGTCTTAATCCACAACAGATTCATCTGGATCTACAGTTTCACGAGGCGGCGTATAAGGGTCTAGTCGGCGGAAAGTAATTCCTTTCTGCCTCATCAGCTCTGACACCTTATCCGTATCCTTACGGTATGGCCGATGATAAACGATCTCCACGATTCCGCTGTTCGCTAGCATCTTAGCACAGGTCCAGCAAGGTTCATCCGTCACATAGACGCTGGAGCCTTCCCGATCGGTCCGGTCAGTGAACAGCAGCAGATTCTGCTCCGCATGAATGGTCCGGATACAGCGCTGCTTCTTAACCATTTGCTGCTGTCCATCCACCATCATCGGCTCATACTCCTCAGCAATCATGCAGCCGGCCTCGGAGCAATCCGGCACACCTGAGGGCGCTCCATTATACGCGGTACCGAGCAGCTTCTTTCCCTGCATCAATACGGCGCCAACATGCCTGCGGCTGCAGCGTGAACGGGTGGATACCATATAAGCGATATCCATAAAATAAGTATCCCAATCCTTCCGTCTGTCAGCACTCATTCCTGTTCATTCTCCCATCCTAAAGCCCGATGTAGGGCTTCATCTTCTGAAGCATTTTATCTCCAATGCCTTTGATCTTCGTCAAATCGGAAATTTGTTTAAACGCCCCGTGCTCATTCCGATAGTCCAATATGGCCTGAGCCTTCTTCGCACCGATCCCCGGAATATCCTGCAGTTCAACTAAGCCTGCTGAATTAATGTGGATCAAGCTATCGTTAGCAGCCGGGAGAGCAGCTGGAGAGGAAGAATTCACATCCATCTTGGCTATCGGCATCTCCTGCCCAGAAGCCAGGCTAGAGCCCGTTTTCAGTTCAGACGCTCCAGCAGTTGCTTCATTTACGCTGGATGCGGAGGAGCTGTTCACAGATTTCTTCTGCTTGTCCTCGGCAGCTTCAGCTGCCTTAGCCGGCGCTTTCGAATCCTTGTCTACCGAGGTTGCCAAAGCTTGGGCCACCCCTTCATTAACAGGCAGCCATCCTTCAACTCCCGGCTCGCCCTTGCCGCCAAGTGCGAAGAACACAAGGCCGGCACCAACCGCAGCAGAGATCACTGCGGTTAGCCATCGGTCCTTCATCATTTATAACACCTGCCCATCTTCATTCCATAATATGAACCGTCATGAAGGAGCTCTATAGATGTCAGTTATTTAAACAATGCTTAGTTTGCTACGATATTAACCAATTTGCCAGGAACCGCGATGACTTTGCGGACGGTCTTGCCTGCAATGGCGTTCGATACATTCTCAAGTGCAAGCGCATGCTCCTGCATGGCCGCTTGGTCCAAGTCCTTAGAAATCTTCGTACGTTCAACGATTTTACCGTTCACCTGCACAACAATTTCAACCTCGGCATCTACCGTCCATGCCTCATCAAACTCAGGCCAAGACACATAGGTTACACTCTCATTGTGACCGAGGCGCTGCCACAGCTCTTCAGCAAGGTGCGGAGCCAATGGAGACAGCATTTGAACAAAATTCTCTGCAGCTGCTCTAGGAACTGCGTCCGTCTTGTAGGCCTCATTAATGAAGATCATCAGCTGGCTGATCGCCGTATTGAAGCGCATATGCTCAATATCTTCTGTGACTTTCTTAATGGTCTTGTGCCAGGTCCGCTTGAATTCATCGCTGCCGTCGCCATCCACAATCTTCGCATTCAGGCCGCCATCTTCATTGATGAACAGGCGCCAGATCCGAGACAGGAAGCGGTGAGTACCTTCTACACCATTCTCATTCCAAGGCTTGGTTGCCTCAAGCGGTCCCATGAACATTTCATAGACGCGCAGTGTATCCGCACCGTATTCACCCACGATAACATCCGGATTGATGACGTTCCCTCTGGATTTACTCATCTTCTCGTTGTTCGTACCGAGAATCATACCTTGGTTCACCAGTCTCTGGAATGGCTCCTTGGTCGTAACAACTCCGAGATCATACAGCACCTTGTGCCAGAAGCGGGCATACAGCAAATGAAGAACAGCGTGTTCTACACCGCCGATGTAAAGGTCTACAGGCAGCCATTGCTCCTGCTTCTCCTTGGAGCAGATCTCCTGATCATTGTGCGGATCAATGTAACGCAGATAGTACCAGCAGCTGCCGGCCCATTGCGGCATAGTGTTGGTCTCACGGCGGGCTGGAAGTCCCGTCTCTGGATCTGTTGTGTTCACCCAGTCCGCTACATTGGCCAGCGGTGATTCCCCAGTGCCGGACGGCTTAACTTGATCGACCTCTGGCAGCATCAGCGGCAGCTGATCCTCAGGCACCGTCTTCATTGTGCCGTCTTCCAGGTGAATAATCGGAATGGGTTCGCCCCAATAGCGCTGGCGGCTGAACAGCCAATCACGCAGGCGGTAAGTGACCTTGCCTTGTCCTTTTCCGTTCTCTTCGAGCCAAGCAATCATCTTCTGAATCGCTTCTTCGTTATGCAGCCCGTTCAGGAAGTCCGAGTTTACATGCGGACCGTCCCCGGTATATACCGCTTCTTCTATATTACCGCCTTGAACAACCTCAATAATCGGCAGCTCAAACTTCTTCGCGAACTCGTAATCGCGTTCGTCATGACCCGGTACTGCCATAATGGCGCCAGTTCCATAACCTGCCAGAACATAATCGGCAATCCAGATCGGCAGCTTAGCGCCACTTACTGGATTTACAGCATAAGCTCCGGTAAATACGCCAGTCTTGTCTTTTGCCAGATCTGTGCGTTCCAGATCACTCTTGCGTGCCGCCTGATCCTGATAGGCCTTCACAGCTTCCGATTGCTCCGCTGTCGTAATGGAAGCCACCAGCGGATGCTCTGGCGCAAGCACTGCATAGCTTGCCCCAAACAAGGTGTCAGGACGGGTTGTAAAGACGGTCAAGGTCTCTTCATGCCCTTCGATGGCAAAGACAACCTCAGCACCTTTGGATTTACCAATCCAATTGCGCTGCATTTCCTTCAAGCTCTCCGGCCAGTCCAGCTCTTCCAGATCCTCAAGCAAGCGGTCTGCATATTCCGTGATCTTCAGAACCCACTGACGCATCGGCTTACGGATAACCGGATGGCCGCCGCGCTCGCTCTTGCCGTCAATAACTTCTTCATTGGCAAGTACCGTGCCGAGCGCCGGACACCAGTTCACCGGAACCTCTGCAACATAGGCAAGACCTTTCTTATACAATTGAATAAAAATCCACTGAGTCCATTTATAATACTCAGGGTCCGTCGTGCTGATCTCACGATCCCAATCGTAGGAGAAGCCCAGCGACTTGATCTGACGGCGGAAGTTGTTGATGTTCTGAATGGTGAAATCCCGCGGATGCTTGCCCGTGTCGATAGCATACTGCTCAGCAGGCAGGCCAAAAG from Paenibacillus sp. CAA11 encodes:
- a CDS encoding deoxycytidylate deaminase, translated to MSADRRKDWDTYFMDIAYMVSTRSRCSRRHVGAVLMQGKKLLGTAYNGAPSGVPDCSEAGCMIAEEYEPMMVDGQQQMVKKQRCIRTIHAEQNLLLFTDRTDREGSSVYVTDEPCWTCAKMLANSGIVEIVYHRPYRKDTDKVSELMRQKGITFRRLDPYTPPRETVDPDESVVD
- a CDS encoding ComEA family DNA-binding protein, with the translated sequence MKDRWLTAVISAAVGAGLVFFALGGKGEPGVEGWLPVNEGVAQALATSVDKDSKAPAKAAEAAEDKQKKSVNSSSASSVNEATAGASELKTGSSLASGQEMPIAKMDVNSSSPAALPAANDSLIHINSAGLVELQDIPGIGAKKAQAILDYRNEHGAFKQISDLTKIKGIGDKMLQKMKPYIGL
- the leuS gene encoding leucine--tRNA ligase, translated to MSEHNHTSNVYHPQSIEPKWQAYWDEHKTFKTTEDASKPKFYALDMFPYPSGAGLHVGHPEGYTATDIISRFKRMKGYNVLHPMGWDAFGLPAEQYAIDTGKHPRDFTIQNINNFRRQIKSLGFSYDWDREISTTDPEYYKWTQWIFIQLYKKGLAYVAEVPVNWCPALGTVLANEEVIDGKSERGGHPVIRKPMRQWVLKITEYADRLLEDLEELDWPESLKEMQRNWIGKSKGAEVVFAIEGHEETLTVFTTRPDTLFGASYAVLAPEHPLVASITTAEQSEAVKAYQDQAARKSDLERTDLAKDKTGVFTGAYAVNPVSGAKLPIWIADYVLAGYGTGAIMAVPGHDERDYEFAKKFELPIIEVVQGGNIEEAVYTGDGPHVNSDFLNGLHNEEAIQKMIAWLEENGKGQGKVTYRLRDWLFSRQRYWGEPIPIIHLEDGTMKTVPEDQLPLMLPEVDQVKPSGTGESPLANVADWVNTTDPETGLPARRETNTMPQWAGSCWYYLRYIDPHNDQEICSKEKQEQWLPVDLYIGGVEHAVLHLLYARFWHKVLYDLGVVTTKEPFQRLVNQGMILGTNNEKMSKSRGNVINPDVIVGEYGADTLRVYEMFMGPLEATKPWNENGVEGTHRFLSRIWRLFINEDGGLNAKIVDGDGSDEFKRTWHKTIKKVTEDIEHMRFNTAISQLMIFINEAYKTDAVPRAAAENFVQMLSPLAPHLAEELWQRLGHNESVTYVSWPEFDEAWTVDAEVEIVVQVNGKIVERTKISKDLDQAAMQEHALALENVSNAIAGKTVRKVIAVPGKLVNIVAN